Proteins from one Peromyscus eremicus chromosome 8a, PerEre_H2_v1, whole genome shotgun sequence genomic window:
- the Slc46a1 gene encoding proton-coupled folate transporter: MEGRVSPVGSSRSIPAAAVLCRGPVEPVVFLANFALVLQGPLTTQYLWHRFSTELGYNGTRHRGNCGNQSADPIMKEVETLTSHWTLYMNVGGFLVGLFWSTLLGAWSDRVGRRPLLVLSSLGLLLQVVVSIFVVQLELHVGFFVLGRVLCALLGDFNGLLAASFASVADVSSNHSRTFRMALLEACIGVAGTLASLLGGHWLRAQGYANPFWLALALLIVVTLYAAFCFGETVKEPKSTRLFTLHHHRSIARLYVVPSPEKSRKHLALYSLSIFVVVTVHFGAQDILTLYELSTPLCWDSKLVGYGSAAQHLPYLTSLVGLKLLQYCLADTWVAEIGLSFNILGMVVFAFATTTPLMFTGYGLLFLSLVTTPVIRAKLSKLVSESEHGALFSAVACVNSLAMLTASGIFNSLYPATLNFMKGFPFLLGAGLLFIPAILIGVLEKVNPRAEFQQFPHSS; encoded by the exons ATGGAGGGGCGCGTGAGCCCCGTGGGCTCGTCCCGCAGCATCCCCGCCGCGGCCGTGCTGTGCCGTGGCCCCGTGGAGCCTGTGGTCTTCCTGGCCAACTTTGCCCTGGTCCTGCAAGGCCCGCTCACCACGCAGTACCTGTGGCACCGGTTCAGCACCGAGCTGGGCTACAATGGCACCCGCCACCGGGGGAACTGCGGGAACCAAAGCGCGGATCCCATCATGAAG GAAGTGGAGACCCTGACTTCCCACTGGACCCTCTACATGAACGTGGGCGGCTTCCTGGTGGGACTTTTCTGGTCCACCCTTCTGGGAGCCTGGAGTGACCGCGTGGGTCGCCGCCCACTGCTGGTGCTGTCCTCTCTTGGCCTGCTGCTCCAGGTCGTGGTGTCCATCTTCGTGGTGCAGCTAGAGCTGCACGTCGGCTTCTTCGTGCTTGGCCGAGTCCTTTGTGCCCTGCTAGGAGACTTCAATGGCCTACTGGCTGCTAGCTTTGCCTCTGTGGCAGATGTCAGCTCTAACCACAGTCGCACCTTCCGCATGGCTCTGCTGGAAGCATGCATTGGTGTGGCTGGGACTCTGGCAAGCCTTCTTGGGGGTCATTGGCTCCGGGCCCAGGGTTATGCCAACCCCTTCTGGCTGGCTCTGGCCCTGCTGATCGTCGTGACGCTGTATGCAGCATTCTGTTTTGGTGAGACAGTGAAGGAGCCAAAGTCCACCAGGCTTTTCACGCTCCACCATCACCGATCCATTGCCCGGCTGTATGTGGTCCCATCCCCAGAGAAATCCAGGAAGCATCTAGCCCTGTACTCATTGTCCATCTTCGTTGTGGTCACTGTGCACTTTGGGGCTCAGGACATCCTGACGCTCTATGAGCTGAGTACGCCCCTCTGCTGGGACTCCAAGTTGGTTGGCTATGGCTCTGCAGCCCAGCACCTACCCTACCTCACCAGCCTGGTCGGCCTAAAACTTCTGCAGTACTGCCTGGCGGACACCTGGGTGGCTGAGATTGGCCTGTCCTTCAACATCCTGGGCATGGTGGTCTTTGCATTTGCTACCACCACACCCCTCATGTTCACAG GCTACGGGTTGCTTTTCTTGTCATTGGTCACTACACCTGTCATCCGGGCCAAGCTCTCCAAGCTGGTGAGCGAGTCGGAGCatg GTGCTCTTTTTTCTGCTGTGGCCTGTGTGAATAGCTTGGCCATGCTGACGGCCTCTGGCATCTTCAACTCACTCTACCCAGCCACTCTGAACTTCATGAAGggcttccccttcctcctggGAGCTGGCCTCCTCTTCATCCCGGCCATTCTGATCGG ggtgctggagaaggttAATCCACGTGCTGAATTCCAGCAGTTTCCTCACAGTTCCTGA
- the Sarm1 gene encoding NAD(+) hydrolase SARM1, producing MVLTLLFSAYKLCRFFAMSGPRSGADRLTVPGPDRNGSASPWWAAGRGSREVSPGVGTEVQGALERSLPELQHALSELKQASAARAVGAGLAEVFQLVEEAWLLPAVGREVAQGLCDAIRLDGGLDLLLRLLQAPELETRVQAARLLEQILVAENRDRVARIGLGVILNLAKEREPVELSRSVAGILEHMFKHSEETCQRLVAAGGLDAVLYWCRRTDPALLRHCALALANCALHGGQAVQRCMVEKRAAEWLFPLAFSKEDELLRLHACLAVAVLATNKEVEREVEHSGTLALVEPLVASLDPGRFARCLVDASDTSQGRGPDDLQSLVLLLDSSRLEAQCIGAFYLCAEAAIKSLQGKTKVFSDIGAIQSLKRLVSYSTNGTTSALAKRALRLLGEEVPRRILPCVASWKEAEVQTWLQQIGFSQYCENFRDQQVDGDLLLRLTEEELQTDLGMKSSITRKRFFRELTELKTFASYATCDRSNLADWLGSLDPRFRQYTYGLVSCGLDRSLLHRVSEQQLLEDCGIRLGVHRSRILSAAREMLHSPLPCTGGKPSGDAPDVFISYRRSSGSQLASLLKVHLQLHGFSVFIDVEKLEAGKFEDKLIQSVMAARNFVLVLSAGALDKCMQDHDCKDWVHKEIVTALSCGKNIVPIIDGFQWPEPQALPEDMQAVLTFNGIKWSHEYQEATIEKIIRFLQGRPSQDSSGGSDTSLEGAAPMGLP from the exons CTACAAACTGTGCCGCTTCTTCGCCATGTCTGGCCCACGGTCGGGCGCCGATCGGCTGACGGTGCCGGGGCCGGACAGGAATGGCAGCGCCAGCCCGTGGTGGGCTGCGGGCCGCGGGTCTCGCGAAGTGTCGCCCGGGGTGGGCACCGAGGTGCAAGGCGCCCTGGAGCGTTCGCTGCCAGAGCTGCAGCACGCGCTGTCTGAGCTGAAGCAGGCAAGCGCGGCGCGGGCGGTGGGCGCGGGCCTCGCCGAGGTCTTCCAGCTGGTAGAGGAGGCCTGGCTGCTGCCGGCCGTGGGCCGCGAGGTGGCCCAGGGTCTGTGCGACGCGATACGCCTGGACGGTGGCCTCGACTTGCTGCTGCGGCTGCTGCAGGCACCGGAGCTAGAGACCCGCGTGCAGGCCGCACGCCTGCTGGAGCAGATCCTGGTGGCTGAGAACCG GGACCGCGTGGCGCGGATCGGCCTGGGTGTGATCTTGAACCTGGCGAAGGAGCGCGAGCCGGTGGAGCTGTCACGGAGCGTGGCGGGCATCTTGGAGCACATGTTCAAGCACTCGGAGGAGACGTGCCAGCGGCTGGTGGCGGCGGGCGGCCTGGATGCGGTGCTGTACTGGTGCCGCCGCACGGACCCGGCGCTCCTGCGCCACTGCGCCCTGGCGCTGGCGAACTGCGCGCTGCACGGGGGCCAGGCGGTGCAGAGATGCATGGTGGAGAAGCGCGCCGCCGAGTGGCTCTTCCCTCTCGCCTTCTCCAAGGAGGACGAGCTGCTGCGGCTGCATGCCTGCCTGGCGGTGGCGGTGTTGGCTACCAACAAGGAGGTGGAGCGCGAAGTCGAGCACTCTGGCACGCTAGCGCTCGTCGAGCCACTCGTGGCGTCGCTGGACCCCGGCCGCTTCGCCCGCTGCCTGGTGGACGCCAGCGACACAAGCCAGGGTCGCGGGCCGGACGACCTGCAAAGTCTGGTGCTGCTGCTCGATTCGTCCCGTTTGGAGGCTCAGTGCATCGGGGCTTTCTATCTGTGCGCCGAGGCTGCCATCAAAAGCCTACAGGGCAAGACCAAG GTGTTCAGTGACATCGGTGCCATCCAGAGCCTGAAACGCCTGGTTTCTTACTCCACCAACGGCACTACGTCGGCGCTGGCGAAGCGTGCCCTGCGCCTGTTGGGCGAGGAGGTACCCCGGCGCATCCTGCCCTGCGTGGCCAGCTGGAAGGAGGCCGAGGTCCAGACCTGGCTGCAGCAGATCGGCTTCTCCCAGTACTGCGAGAACTTTCGG GATCAGCAGGTAGATGGTGACCTGCTTCTACGGCTCACAGAGGAAGAACTCCAGACAGACCTGGGCATGAAATCAAGCATCACACGCAAGAG GTTCTTTAGGGAGCTCACGGAGCTCAAGACCTTTGCCAGCTATGCTACGTGCGACCGCAGCAACCTAGCGGACTGGCTAGGCAGCCTGGACCCTCGCTTCCGCCAGTACACCTATGGCCTGGTCAGCTGCGGCCTGGACCGCTCCCTGCTGCACCGAGTGTCAGAGCAGCAGCTCCTGGAGGACTGTGGCATCCGCCTGGGGGTGCATCGCTCACGTATCCTCTCTGCAGCCCGAG AAATGCTACACTCACCATTGCCCTGTACCGGTGGCAAGCCCAGCGGAGACGCCCCAGACGTCTTTATCAGCTACCGGAGAAGCTCGGGTTCCCAGCTGGCCAG CCTCCTGAAGGTGCACCTGCAGCTGCATGGCTTCAGCGTCTTCATCGATGTGGAGAAGCTGGAAGCCGGCAAGTTCGAGGACAAGCTCATCCAGAGTGTCATGGCGGCTCGGAACTTTGTACTGGTGCTATCTGCTGGGGCGCTGGACAAATGTATGCAGGACCATGACTGCAAGGATTGGGTGCACAAG GAGATTGTGACTGCTTTAAGCTGTGGCAAGAACATTGTGCCGATCATTGATGGCTTCCAGTGGCCCGAGCCTCAGGCACTGCCCGAGGACATGCAGGCTGTACTCACCTTCAACGGCATCAA ATGGTCCCATGAGTACCAGGAGGCCACCATCGAGAAGATCATCCGCTTCCTGCAGGGACGCCCCTCTCAGGACTCCTCTGGCGGCTCGGATACCAGTTTGGAGGGAGCTGCACCAATGGGCCTGCCTTAA